One Sander vitreus isolate 19-12246 chromosome 22, sanVit1, whole genome shotgun sequence DNA segment encodes these proteins:
- the commd3 gene encoding COMM domain-containing protein 3 isoform X1, with translation MELSESVQRGLRSLAEPSTFDQSSYGVLVDVSFRSLLAAKAEPGVLDQPELKQIDQILLKQGHTAATTFILEAVKHNADKSAISSCLEELAFSAERIEIFYSTHQKHKKELERLLASLVCPISSSIGRCPPRINDASWRLQYHVKNDQVDKVNEPFYLISLNTENEGSEEDINFTCTVEQLQDLVGKLKDAAKSVEKASQM, from the exons ATGGAGTTGTCTGAGTCTGTGCAGAGAGGGCTGCGATCTCTAGCCGAGCCGTCCACCTTCGACCAGAGCAGCTACGGGGTGCTGGTGGACGTGTCCTTCCGGAGCCTGCTCGCCGCTAAAGCCGAGCCCGGAGTCCTCG ATCAGCCCGAGCTGAAGCAGATCGACCAGATACTGCTGAAACAGGGTCACACTGCAGCGACCACCTTCATACTGGAGGCAGTCAAACACAACGCAGACAAGTCAGCGATAAG CTCCTGCCTTGAAGAACTTGCATTCAGTGCAGAGAGAATAGAAATATTCTATAGCACACACCAG aaacataaaaaagaacTGGAGCGTCTGTTAGCCAG TCTTGTCTGTCCCATCTCCTCTAGCATAGGAAGGTGTCCACCTCGGATTAACGACGCGTCATGGCGTCTACAATACCACGTGAAG AACGATCAGGTTGATAAGGTCAACGAGCCTTTCTACTTGATTTCATTGAACACTGAG AATGAAGGATCCGAAGAAGATATTAACTTCACCTGCACAGTGGAGCAGCTACAG GATTTGGTGGGAAAGCTCAAAGACGCTGCCAAGAGTGTGGAGAAAGCCAGTCAGATGTGA
- the commd3 gene encoding COMM domain-containing protein 3 isoform X2 translates to MELSESVQRGLRSLAEPSTFDQSSYGVLVDVSFRSLLAAKAEPGVLDQPELKQIDQILLKQGHTAATTFILEAVKHNADKSAISSCLEELAFSAERIEIFYSTHQKHKKELERLLASIGRCPPRINDASWRLQYHVKNDQVDKVNEPFYLISLNTENEGSEEDINFTCTVEQLQDLVGKLKDAAKSVEKASQM, encoded by the exons ATGGAGTTGTCTGAGTCTGTGCAGAGAGGGCTGCGATCTCTAGCCGAGCCGTCCACCTTCGACCAGAGCAGCTACGGGGTGCTGGTGGACGTGTCCTTCCGGAGCCTGCTCGCCGCTAAAGCCGAGCCCGGAGTCCTCG ATCAGCCCGAGCTGAAGCAGATCGACCAGATACTGCTGAAACAGGGTCACACTGCAGCGACCACCTTCATACTGGAGGCAGTCAAACACAACGCAGACAAGTCAGCGATAAG CTCCTGCCTTGAAGAACTTGCATTCAGTGCAGAGAGAATAGAAATATTCTATAGCACACACCAG aaacataaaaaagaacTGGAGCGTCTGTTAGCCAG CATAGGAAGGTGTCCACCTCGGATTAACGACGCGTCATGGCGTCTACAATACCACGTGAAG AACGATCAGGTTGATAAGGTCAACGAGCCTTTCTACTTGATTTCATTGAACACTGAG AATGAAGGATCCGAAGAAGATATTAACTTCACCTGCACAGTGGAGCAGCTACAG GATTTGGTGGGAAAGCTCAAAGACGCTGCCAAGAGTGTGGAGAAAGCCAGTCAGATGTGA